Proteins from one Lagopus muta isolate bLagMut1 chromosome W, bLagMut1 primary, whole genome shotgun sequence genomic window:
- the LOC125686425 gene encoding uncharacterized protein LOC125686425: MEAVIKVISHACKNYCGKNVPSKKEISATLMLLEKEGLLSSPSDLYDPNNWDSFTAALSQRAMITQKPAEFLVWGLILTALKKAKEEKVAGDRARELLGLGPGGGLVSPTDSPEGKMALTPSAPPETATLEIKKNEVKQEQPSHKREDPPPYPARSIYPSLKPYKDNGEGGSVEECSITSSTVDKRVLEKGEMSGGAGIQLVECDSGGGTHPLPDSACNGGHPPRGVDCPCCGGSVPTGMAPGSVQEGHGPISTASWGPPTLTDWARVREDIQSADPAGVARALPVVVRPEGPAWVPLDSKAVTRLSELVKSKGLRSPVTMAAVEALMASNLLPYDAVNLMHVILEPVQYTLWHDEWDRLLQAVVAAANRDPHHPANGQRRGERTTLVRLQGRADGMVGSPEGQAAMLRPGELAAVTTAALQALREVAKVAEPVHPWADIKQSHSESFSDFANRLIRAVEGSDLPREVQSAVIIECLKQKSLPDIQQIIRAAPGNLTTPGELIKYVLDHQKVAPLTNEGLAAAMQEMIDANRVREGRNKGPCFKCGQRGHFKAQCPKKIGQGSDKRCQLCGGAGHVARQCKKFRIPLQGNGRGREPMAQDSFPSFLGGPKARRPQWH; this comes from the coding sequence ATGGAAGCCGTCATAAAGGTGATTTCTCATGCATGCAAAAATTATTGCGGAAAAAATGTTCCTTCTAAGAAGGAGATATCAGCGACACTTATGTTGCTGGAGAAGGAGGGATTACTATCATCCCCTTCTGATTTATATGATCCTAATAATTGGGATTCGTTTACTGCCGCGCTCTCACAGAGGGCAATGATTACTCAGAAACCAGCAGAGTTTTTGGTATGGGGATTGATTTTAACAGCTcttaagaaagcaaaagaggagAAGGTTGCAGGTGACCGTGctagggagctgctggggctcGGGCCAGGGGGGGGTCTTGTCTCCCCTACAGATTCGCCAGAGGGCAAGATGGCGCTGACTCCTTCGGCCCCACCAGAAACAGCGACCCTGGAGATAAAGAAGAACGAAGTGAAGCAGGAGCAACCATCCCATAAAAGGGAGGACCCACCTCCATACCCGGCTCGCAGCATATATCCTTCGCTTAAGCCCTATAAAGATAACGGGGAAGGGGGGTCGGTGGAGGAATGTAGTATAACTTCTAGCACAGTTGATAAGAGGGTCCTTGAGAAGGGAGAGATGTCTGGAGGGGCTGGGATACAACTTGTGGAATGCGACAGTGGGGGCGGGACTCACCCACTGCCTGATTCTGCCTGCAACGGTGGCCACCCCCCGAGGGGCGTGGATTGTCCTTGCTGTGGGGGGAGCGTTCCGACGGGGATGGCCCCGGGGTCCGTTCAGGAGGGGCATGGTCCCATATCGACAGCTTCATGGGGCCCGCCTACCCTCACTGATTGGGCTCGAGTGAGGGAGGACATACAGTCCGCAGATCCAGCAGGTGTCGCTCGCGCTCTGCCGGTGGTGGTAAGACCAGAGGGTCCAGCTTGGGTTCCTCTGGATTCCAAAGCGGTTACTCGTCTTTCGGAATTAGTTAAGAGCAAAGGCCTGCGTTCCCCTGTTACTATGGCAGCGGTGGAAGCTCTTATGGCTTCTAATCTTTTGCCATATGATGCGGTGAACCTTATGCATGTTATTCTTGAGCCCGTACAATACACCCTATGGCATGATGAATGGGATAGACTACTTCAagctgtggtggctgctgccAATCGGGACCCCCACCATCCAGCCAATGGCCAGCGCAGAGGCGAGAGAACTACTCTTGTACGTCTTCAAGGCCGGGCAGATGGAATGGTGGGATCCCCGGAGGGCCAAGCAGCAATGCTCAGaccaggagagctggcagctgttACAACGGCAGCCCTCCAAGCCCTGCGAGAAGTGGCTAAGGTTGCGGAACCTGTGCATCCGTGGGCAGACATAAAGCAGAGCCACTCTGagtcattttctgattttgcgAATCGCCTAATTCGTGCAGTGGAGGGATCTGATCTCCCAAGGGAGGTCCAATCCGCAGTCATAATAGAATGTCTTAAGCAGAAATCGTTGCCAGACATCCAGCAAATTATCAGAGCAGCACCGGGTAACCTAACTACCCCGGGGGAGCTTATTAAATATGTCTTAGATCATCAGAAAGTTGCACCATTAACTAATGAGGGACTAGCAGCCGCCATGCAGGAAATGATAGATGCCAATCGGGtcagggaaggaaggaataaaggCCCGTGTTTTAAGTGTGGGCAGCGTGGCCATTTCAAAGCACAGTGCCCTAAGAAGATCGGGCAAGGATCAGACAAACGGTGCCAATTATGTGGCGGAGCCGGACATGTCGCACGTCAGTGTAAAAAATTTAGAATCCCACTGCAGGGAAACGGGAGAGGGAGGGAGCCAATGGCCCAGGACTCCTTCCCGTCATTCCTAGGTGGGCCAAAAGCACGACGCCCGCAGTGGCATTAA